The following are from one region of the Aspergillus chevalieri M1 DNA, chromosome 1, nearly complete sequence genome:
- a CDS encoding crinkler effector domain-containing protein (COG:S;~EggNog:ENOG410PPVP;~InterPro:IPR027417), with protein MAAAITSWVLNPIQSLTMSRPHTRKLWCAVPSNLREPFSVVCFPDQDDIETLKEKIWEKIKEEIKDTTPHYGKLTLYSPVVQLNHEEQFNIDDGEFLHPRRMITSNPLFPESKDPDVDIVVVVSGDTTTRKRKRSESQGVNLSLERPITEDPHICPRERTVIELAAILDEVNIVHVRGTPASGKTYLSELLRHHYHNRGRRVSLIKEWEKLNHRNPWESLVKLVEKWNEEVQDAPTTTSSQSEQDLSWVLMSNTVILVDEAQMTYNDSALWNTILKKRQSSFLGYNFRLCLFCSYGSPSAGPDQTFFTPVRLSNQQCISLTPQSRQGSPPIGLFYDKEEFKDVASRSIPFEYRKRFTFDEGAQDYIFALSNGHPGAVESILNTLFQAYHHGIKHGHIRALTEDHVIWFLEDTATVFQKLSMQPVNRSFPDISRATNGISNILNKITEEGSVPFDLNDADIRFCYQNGWIHRVALDGDDIAVLPSRLHEKYIEYWIGTMSKPLPARFDSLLKLCKEILSKFSIMNLRHSAEGKKMSTASQPKPVEVQYKSEFYRGFVHTAGQGVPISSEWSRTKDGRVDFYIPEKKWAIELLRNHIKVEEHISRFKEGGKYHPWLKEKMVKDWIIIDCATSLPIKEYSESRLWHAVFVNDYSELQLYNHQKVLMMSMHLRG; from the exons ATGGCtgccgccatcaccagctgggtgctcaacccaatccaatctttgacaatgtctcgaccacaTACTCGCAAATTATGGTGCGCTGTTCCCAGCAATCTCAGAGAGCCATTCTCTGTTGTGTGTTTTCCAGATCAGGACGATATTGAGACACTCAAGGAGAAAATATGGGAGAAGATCAAGGAAGAAATCAAGGATACCACGCCTCATTATGGCAAGCTTACTCTCTACAGCCCTGTGGTGCAACTCAATCATGAAGAGCAGTTCAATATcgatgatggtgaattcctacatccacgccgaatgatcacgtccaacccactcttccctgaaagcaaggatccagatgtggatattgttgttgttgtgagcggagATACCACTAcacggaaacggaagcgctctgaatcacaaggtg TGAATTTATCTCTGGAACGGCCCATCACAGAGGATCCACACATATGTCCTCGAGAGCGTACAGTGATAGAACTTGCAGCCATTCTGGATGAAgtgaacatagtccatgtgcgcggaactccagccagtgggaaaacatATCTCTCTGAACTTCTGAGGCACCACTATCACAacaggggaagaagggtttCCTTGATCAAGGAATGGGAGAAACTCAATCACAGAAATCCTTGGGAAAGTCTTGTCAAGCTTGTtgagaaatggaatgaaGAAGTACAGGATGCTCCCACCACAACTTCATCACAATCAGAACaggatctctcttgggttttgaTGTCAAACACTGTGATTcttgtggatgaggcacagatGACCTACAATGACAGTGCGCTTTGGAACACAATCCTCAAAAAGAGACAGTCATCTTTTCTTGGTTATAattttcgactatgtcttttctgctcctATGGCAGTCCATCagcaggcccagatcaaacattcttcactccagtcagGCTTTCTAACCAACAATGCATCTCCTTGACACCACAAAGTCGGCAAGGctcaccacctattggtttattttatgacaaagaagagttcaaggatgttgCTTCACGATCAATCCCATTTGAATATCGAAAAAGGTTCacttttgatgaaggtgcccaggactacatatttgcattatcaaatggccatccaggagcAGTTGAATCCATACTCAACACACTTTTCCAA GCCTATCACCATGGCATCAAGCATGGACATATTAGGgccttgacagaagatcatgtcatctggttcctggaggacactGCCACAGTCTTTCAAAAACTAAGCATGCAGCCAGTTAATCGCTCCTTTCCAGATATATCAAGAGCTACAAATGGAATCTCCAACATATTGAACAAAATTACAGAGGAAGGAagtgttccatttgatctCAACGACGCAGACATCAGGTTCTGCTATCAGAatggttggattcacagggtagctctggatggtgatgatattgcagttctgccatcgcgcttacatgaaaa atacattgaatattggattggcacaatgtcaaaacccctgcctgccagatttgactcCCTACTgaaattatgcaaagaaattctcagcaaattctctatcatgaacttaaggcattcagctgagggcaaaaaaatgtcaactgcatcacaacccaaACCTGTGGAAGTTCAGTATAAAAGTGAGTTCTACAGGGGATTTGTCCATAcagcagggcaaggtgtaccaatatccagtgaatggtcaaggaccaaggatggtcgagtggatttctatatcccagaaaagaaatgggcgattGAATTGTTGAGAAATCATATCAAAGTCGAggaacatatctctcgattcaaggagggtggaaaatatcatccctggctgaaggagaaaatggtcaaggattggatcataattgaCTGTGCGACTTCCTTACCAATCAAAG AGTACTCTGAGTCTAGACTGTGGCATGCTGTGTTtgtcaatgattattctgaattgcagtTGTATAACCATCAGAAAGTTCTTATGATGTCTATGCATCTACGTGGCTAA
- a CDS encoding heme-dependent oxidative N-demethylase family protein (COG:S;~EggNog:ENOG410PHF8;~InterPro:IPR021848;~PFAM:PF11927;~TransMembrane:1 (o12-33i)), with amino-acid sequence MDQPMLTAINLAQWKILALFLCMCFVSVLIVLCTKQKEPLKSSTPPIFKNDVEPTTYPPVEPLPDFEWQKTEPLKLRPFKPKYHLTMSIEDSTLSELIEIDKNYVDRIALRKEVMKKHPETVLGAEDCVKMAVDEFYTWLVGTYLPTRFSRMFKVIGPAGDQPSLLHNLATGEKFCLRPADKPLETLRTMGGLVEDDLLFLLPSADGDGYTLKGFVTCFPNGFDTKKKLNLKLRDIHKPVPSYKQKLEKSMDRYFDRLKTGKFIRRANWTITSTDQLFTDHGNHLYEGESIPKEDLDIDKARVRCERQFVHRLPQTRGILFSFKTYLYTAGN; translated from the exons ATGGATCAACCCATGCTTACAGCAATCAATCTTGCACAGTGGAAAATCTTGGCCCTATTCCTCTGCATGTGCTTCGTGTCAGTTCTGATTGTTCTTTGTACTAAACAGAAAGAGCCTTTGAAGAGCTCAACCCCTCCAATTTTCAAGAACGATGTCGAGCCTACAACCTATCCACCAGTCGAGCCACTGCCAGACTTTGAATGGCAGAAAACAGAGCCATTAAAGCTTCGGCCCTTCAAGCCAAAGTACCATCTCACAATGA GTATCGAGGACTCCACGCTCAGCGAGTTGATCGAAATCGACAAGAACTATGTGGACCGCATTGCACTGAGAAAAGAAGTCATGAAGAAACATCCCGAGACTGTTCTAGGTGCGGAAGATTGTGTCAAAATGGCAGTGGATGAGTTCTACACCTGGCTCGTAGGAACTTATCTCCCTACCAGGTTTTCCCGAATGTTCAAAGTGATCGGACCGGCTGGTGACCAGCCGTCATTGCTGCACAATCTCGCGACAGGAGAGAAGTTTTGCCTGCGTCCAGCGGACAAGCCATTGGAGACACTTCGCACGATGGGTGGTCTGGTTGAAGATgacttgctttttcttttaccCTCTGCTGATGGTGACGGATACACCTTGAAGGGCTTCGTGACGTGTTTCCCGAATGGGTTTGATACCAAGAAGAAACTGAATCTAAAGCTGAGGGATATACATAAGCCTGTTCCTAGTTATAAGCAGAAATTGGAGAAAAGCATGGACCGGTATTTTGACAGACTCAAGACGGGAAAATTCATCAGACGAGCCAAT TGGACCATTACGAGTACAGATCAGCTCTTCACAGATCATGGTAACCACTTATATGAAGGGGAAAGCATTCCCAAGGAAGACCTTGACATTGACAAG GCCCGCGTCCGCTGTGAGAGGCAGTTTGTCCACCGCTTGCCTCAGACTCGAGGCATCCTCTTCTCGTTCAAAACCTATCTTTACACTGCCGGAAATTAA
- a CDS encoding uncharacterized protein (COG:E;~EggNog:ENOG410PKT4;~InterPro:IPR002293;~PFAM:PF00324,PF13520;~TransMembrane:12 (i55-78o84-110i131-155o175-195i207-225o245-263i284-308o328-350i387-407o413-435i456-475o487-506i);~go_component: GO:0016020 - membrane [Evidence IEA];~go_function: GO:0022857 - transmembrane transporter activity [Evidence IEA];~go_process: GO:0055085 - transmembrane transport [Evidence IEA]) yields the protein MSTASRDAKCADEHEKDMLSLKKDKTQAQGSIQTADLEVLGLSQLTERNMSTFKIICGGWNICNSWAGIVGTLAIGIVQGGTVLLLYGIVIALVAIGCCTSTLAELSSVYPTAGGQYHWTSILSPRKASRVLSYGCGAVNIFSWISISAGVTILPAEFIIAMASYDNPEYESQRWHYFLIYQAANIIILLFNVFAIRRTSWIHDLGFVVSLTSFLAILVTCLALSPQKQTSEFVWTTFTNKSGWPSNGIAFLTGLINPNYVYAGIDGAVHLAEECSNPSTAVPYALMSTLIIGFATSFPFVIAMLYTMTDMDSVTSTSVPIYEIWIQATHSDAVATFFVCLLAIIALFALNGCQQTASRLTWAFARDDALIMSRLLSRIHPSLQVPVYALVANAGIVFIIGCIYLASSTAFNALIGTGLILQQVSFVFPAALLLYRRRSSTYLPPSRRFRLGWLGWISNAMTIAFGVIALVFYCFPAEFPVSGGNMNYSVVVIGTMTVFTLTNWFMHASQNYEGPRLPAGLTQSYVSQPTGLHETCIR from the exons ATGTCGACAGCATCACGAGACGCCAAGTGCGCTGATGAGCATGAGAAAG ATATGTTGTCGCTGAAAAAAG ACAAAACCCAAGCGCAAGGGTCAATTCAAACGGCTGATCTAGAGGTTTTGGGTTTATCCCAGCTCACTGAGCGGAATATGAGCACATTCAAGATCATATGCGGTGGCTGGAATATTTGCAACAGTTGGGCTGGTATTGTTGGTACACTGGCGATTGGAATAGTCCAAGGTGGTACCGTTCTGCTCTTGTACGGTATTGTCATCGCGCTTGTTGCTATTGGATGTTGTACCAGTACCCTTGCCGAACTGTCAAGCGTCTACCCAACGGCAGGTGGGCAATATCACTGGACTTCAATTTTGAGCCCAAGGAAAGCAAGTCGTGTCCTG AGTTATGGCTGCGGTGCCGTAAACATCTTCAGCTGGATCTCCATCAGCGCTGGTGTCACGATCCTTCCCGCAGAGTTTATTATCGCGATGGCCTCCTATGACAATCCGGAATATGAGTCCCAAAGATGGCACTATTTTCTCATCTACCAAGCGGCAAATATTATCATCTTACTATTCAATGTATTTGCCATTCGTCGGACTTCCTGGATACATGACCTTGGCT TTGTTGTATCCTTGACCTCCTTCCTCGCTATTTTAGTTACCTGTCTTGCCCTGTCTCCCCAGAAACAGACATCAGAGTTTGTATGGACCACATTTACTAACAAGTCTGGTTGGCCGTCGAATGGAATAGCCTTTCTGACCGGACTCATCAACCCAAATTATGTCTATGCCGGTATCGACGGCGCAGTCCATCTCGCGGAAGAATGCAGCAACCCTTCTACTGCCGTTCCGTACGCGTTAATGAGTACTCTTATCATTGGGTTTGCTACCTCGTTCCCTTTCGTCATCGCCATGCTTTATACAATGACAGACATGGATTCTGTTACCAGTACAAGCGTCCCGATTTACGAGATATGGATCCAGGCTACCCATTCGGATGCTGTTGCGACCTTCTTCGTCTGCCTGCTGGCAATCATTGCATTATTCGCACTGAATGGCTGTCAGCAGACTGCATCGCGACTAACGTGGGCATTCGCCCGTGACGACGCGCTGATCATGTCCAGATTACTTTCTCGAATCCACCCTAGCCTTCAAGTGCCAGTCTATGCTCTCGTAGCAAATGCGGGaatcgtcttcatcatcggtTGCATCTACTTGGCGTCTTCAACAGCTTTCAATGCCTTGATCGGGACAGGGCTCATTCTCCAGCAAGTTTCCTTTGTGTTTCCGGCGGCACTGTTACTTTACCGTCGTCGCTCGTCGACCTATCTACCTCCATCCCGTCGCTTCAGGCTTGGGTGGCTTGGCTGGATCTCAAATGCGATGACGATAGCATTTGGTGTTATAGCTTTGGTCTTTTATTGCTTCCCCGCTGAATTTCCAGTGAGTGGGGGTAATATGA ATTACTCGGTTGTCGTCATCGGTACCATGACTGTTTTTACACTTACCAATTGGTTCATGCATGCTAGCCAGAACTATGAAGGACCACGCCTCCCTGCAGGGCTCACGCAGAGTTATGTTTCTCAACCAACTGGTCTTCACGAAACGTGCATACGATAA
- a CDS encoding glutathione S-transferase family protein (COG:S;~EggNog:ENOG410PVKU;~InterPro:IPR036249,IPR036282,IPR004045;~PFAM:PF13409,PF00043,PF13410,PF13417;~go_function: GO:0005515 - protein binding [Evidence IEA];~go_process: GO:0006749 - glutathione metabolic process [Evidence IEA]): MPSDQYLLYDLPSRASGLTWSPNPWKTRLLLNFKGLSFQTQWLEYPEIKPALENHTPPNPDGFAYTIPAIVCPDGTYIMDSRKIADYIEQRHPQPSLHLESSYLAKVEDIWSRYMSAFCPIFIPQVPKRILNDASLEFWYTTREKMFRMPLDRLEKEQGGDRAWSEVEVAIREATALLKEQNGPFFMGDTPSYADLVWASILFFCQRLGTEFFEETLKRSGDGQVHLDLLATVEPWSR, translated from the exons ATGCCATCCGACCAATATCTACTCTATGACTTGCCCAGTAGAGCATCAGGCTTGACATGGTCGCCAAATCCCTGGAAGA CCAGGCTTCTTCTCAATTTTAAGGGCCTTAGCTTCCAAACACAATGG CTCGAATACCCAGAAATCAAACCAGCATTGGAAAACCA CACTCCACCTAACCCCGACGGTTTTGCATATACCATCCCGGCCATCGTTTGCCCCGATGGGACTTACATAATGGACTCGCGCAAAATCGCCGATTACATCGAGCAACGACACCCCCAGCCTTCACTTCACTTGGAGTCCAGCTACTTGGCCAAGGTTGAGGACATTTGGTCTCGGTACATGAGCGCTTTTTGTCCCATCTTCATTCCTCAGGTCCCGAAGCGGATTCTCAATGATGCAAGTCTTGAGTTTTGGTATACAACCCGCGAAAAGATGTTTAGGATGCCATTGGATCGTCTGGAGAAGGAGCAAGGAGGCGATAGAGCTTGGAGCGAAGTTGAGGTTGCAATTCGCGAGGCTACTGCGCTGTTGAAGGAGCAGAATGGACCATTCTTTATGGGGGATACGCCCAGCTATGCTGATCTTGTCTGGGCCAGTATCCTCTTTTTCTGTCAGCGGCTGGGCACAGAATTTTTTGAGGAAACTCTGAAAAGAAGTGGTGATGGCCAGGTTCATCTTGACTTGCTTGCTACCGTGGAGCCTTGGTCCAGGTAA